ACGATGAGTTGGTTGGCGGACTACCGTTTTGTTGACGCGCGGTTTGGTTGGCgcacgaatcaaaacatttgctCGGAATCGACCgctattatttgtttttattggaCTGCACATGTGTTGTGGACCTAGATGTACTCACACTACATCATAGCACTCGGCCATTCAAAACGGTTGTCTGTAGACAGCCACACGAGGCGCAAGTCAGTCGAACGGCAAGCGTCTAATGAGAAGCAACTGATTAGGAAACAGCGCGTGGTATTTATAATAGCTACTGAAGCTGCATTTTAGATCAAGTGAAAGAAAGTAAAGTGATAACGCCAATCAATTTCTGCGTATGTTTcattcctgaatgaaaattatgtgGTGAGTCGTCGTTTCGTCTAGCAGGTGTTGGGAGAATTGCCAACGTTTTGCTCTTGGAaataatctaaaaataaaacgaacttCGAAGTACTGTGCCAAGAAGATTTGTAGCTGACAGAACAATTATATTCCCGATAGGAGCGAGCAGCGGACCGCTGTGGTGTCCGGTAGGAACTGCACAAAGGGGGTGAAAAATATTCTAACATTGCCAAAGGTCACATTTTCATTTAATGTCGGGAAAAGTGCTACACTTTGTACACACAGGATTAAGCTGTTCAATAGCGGCGGAACTAAGCTTCGGCGTGTTGTGTAGAATAAAGTGAGACAGAACAGTTTACGTTTTATACAACGCTGCTTCAAAGGATTCATTTGCTCGTGTAATCATTTGGTAACCGTGGAATAATATCCGCACTTCTGTGTGCCATTTGATGCAGGACCTGTTATTTCTACAACCGGTAATATTTAGTACTTACAGTTTGCGTGGTTGAAGCGTTGGCTTTCTGGTTCCGAGATTAAGCATTTCCGATACTGccgaaatttattcaaaaaaaattatctgaatCATGAGAGAACGTGTgctttctatttatttttctttcaatacgTAAGGcacatttttcaatttctacGCGATGAGTCAGTGCGTGATTATAGGTTGTTTACTCTTCTGGTGGCAATGGTTTCCGTTGCTAATGAATACACCATATATTTCATCACTAGCATGTGTAGCACTACAGGTTTGTGATTAGGTTGGATAATATTATCCGAAGATATAAATAAAGTAACTCATCGGTATTCACACCTGTGGGAAGATCACGCGAGCATTCAGCGGAGTTTCTAACACAAAGTTTATCTCATCCAGTCATCTTCATGAGAAGTTTGAAATAAATGGGTCTATCTATTGAAGCATTAACTTAGAAGTTGTTGTACACATGTTGAACACTCAGTTTCATGGATGTTCGTGAAAGTAAATCACTCCGGTGATATCGCATTCTAGTAGCATGTTTCTTCTCTTCCactgttttttattttgttattttggcacttttacaaacatatttttgtagcagccaaaatattttttgtagaatGTGAACCCAAAATTTCTCATCATTCGAGTTCAATGACGAGGACATCTACAAAAGCACAGGGAATAACATATTTTTGTGAAGTAGCGCTATCAGTTATCGGAATTTAATCTTATCGTCTATTTCCCACCAGGGTCAATTGAAACATAGGTCTGTATCAGTTATTTATCGGCATAAACATTGATAAAAATCTGGACTAAGTAATGTCGTTATTCGCGAGTCTAAAGTACCATTTCACTCATGTTGATACCATATTGATATTGTTGTCGGTCGAATTTCGGGAGGATGTCGAGGCTAAAACCTCTTTTTAGCTACGTTATTCGTAACACTGCTTTAAGCTagaatttattaaatttcgatAAACTTATAATTCATAGTAGTTGATATCATGACTTACATTTGGTTTTCTTCTATCTAATTCCCTAATTTTTCCGGTCTCTACTTATTCCTTCCTTATCtgcttcaattcttcaattaatAAACTTTCACACACTTTGTACTTTATTCAAAACTATgactttctttttattttcaattttctattacttCAATTCACTCTATCAATCTATTGTTTGTTTTCATCCTCTTCAAACTTCATTTTCATCTGACATTTCTCACATAAATATTACTCTTTCATTTGTGAAGGGCGTAACCGGGACTCACTTGGTAACCGGAGAGAACGACAAAGTGGGTTCGGCAACAGATATGGAAAAACGTAATATTAGAAGAAGATGAAGTAAAAACATctctgaaaataaaatatttattgggACTTTGAATGATTGTCGTTGTTTCTTTGTGAAATGCTATACAAACTTAAATTTAAAATgacatacattctgtcaaatatataccaagaatttgtaatttgtaatttcctcgctgaacattttttattttttttaattggtaCTATGGTCTTAATGTCAgttttgagcgcgatctgtcatttagtttgtttacagcgtcattaagaacatgttaactttttttttgcccgGCGATTTTTATATGGATAATTTTATTGGTGAAATATATTGTGtggatttttatattgcaaacaAATTGTTTTGCcccgaaacgttgaaaatgttgcagaatatATTTGGTGACTCtactatgtcgaaaacacgggCGCATGAATGATATAAAGCATTCAAAGACGGCCGAAAAGAGATGAACGATTTCTCACGTCAAGGACGATCTTCCACCTCTttaactgatgaaaacatcgacaaatGGTGCTTGGAAATCGTCATTCAAGTTTGAGAGAGCTATCCCGTGAATCCAATATCGCTCACGAGAGCGTTCGTCATATTTCGGGCATGAGAAAAATCGCAGCACGACTTTTGCCTTTTttagggctagaggcgaatgaactgagaaattgAAAGCCTCCAGAATTCAATTCATGATTATCATTATTCAAATCACAGCCTCCCTTCAGCTAGCAGACAGCAGCCTTTCGCAATGCTGATGTCAGACACAGCTGTTTTGCACGATCCAAAGGAACAATGGAATGGAGacaccgcgtcgattttcatgccgtctggtggagagtgctttgtatttttgcaccactgaatttctgcatctgtactggagtctaagtttaaaatttcgaaaacgagagtgttataTTTGAGGTGCAAgcatttgagcgttaataactatttgccAGCTGAGAGAAGTGTTATGTCTATcactttcgaaagataaaaggtgtatGAGTGATATTTGTCACTTATCGACCCAACATTTCCATACCtcaaaaactgctttgaaagcaaactattgaaatcacaaaaatctataaaaatttgaaaaattttaaatagaAAGTAccacgtttgttttcatatcgttagttggatATTGGTTGTGTATCAAAAGCGAATTGATTTTATTATTCTTTTGCTGGAGGAAAGCTTCTGTGAATTTAGAAATGTGTCCCTCAGATATTCTCAGttcatttggaaaactaaacgcATCTAGGTCTCTGTGTGTATAAAAACGGATTTCTTTCCGTGTTTTTGATTCTTATAGACAAGTAGaagttttagaaaaaaaggttgagagaaataatcaagcaaatggaacgaaatttggcatgtgatggttttaggggacagtaaatgtttctatgatggttcgacactcctcaccCCTCTCCAAGggagtggctgccatacaaatgaaacacaaatttctgcataactcgataactaatcaagcaaatggagccaaacttggcatgtgagggtttttgggtacgagaaatgtttctatgatggtttgacataACACTCTCCTCTGAAAAcgagggggctcccatacaaacaaaacacaaatttctgcataactcgagcattaatagagcaaatggaaccaacatTGAAATGTGAAGTTTCAAGAGTACAATAAAGGTAATATGAATCCTCTGGATAAAGAAGGAGGtcctataaaaatattacacatatttcaaccaaccaaCACACAACTAAACAACTAAACTAAACAtgtcaattgaaaattttcggaaaactctgaaggaaaatagggaaattcggaaaattgaattcccaaacattctacaattacatcttaATAAGCGTTTatgtttgtgctaacgaaattgatctttgttcgaaagaggaaatggattttcaggtgaaaaaatACATTCCTATATCTTTTAATTATATAAatagaggaggcgatctggcgtagtggtaacatccatgcctctcacgctgaaggtcacgaattcaattctcactcccgacattcttccaaaaatggaagtaaaagtgacgaaccagccaaatgagttgaaaatcactataatacagatataaaaaaaaaaaaattatataaataaaaatgaatcgcctaATGTGTTGGTAGagagaaaggaatagtccgattcgaactatcttcatttcattatattttctgtatcaaacatgtatgtcatgtaacggagaaacatgttatttgcgagtACAatgaaagctctctatagcgacatcgcaagggactgtcgttatagagaattgtcgctataaaagctatgaaattcagctcattcgtCCGGTAAtttataattgatttttttttgttaataaaccAGCATAGATAATCTGGAAAGCACCTGCTTGCTAGATTTGAGGCGGTGGGCTCATAgtttcattgttgaatgctccACCAGTCCCTGATTTgataaataattgattttttttatctcatcgcCAGACAAAATATACCAATTGAACATCATTGAAGCCATTATTCTTACCCTTTTCACGACTCTAGTCcatatttttgatgatgaatgaaTTCGCAATGTGCGGCACATTAAATTCATTAGACAATGTTATCTTTTTAGTACCCTTTTCGAACCTTTGAATTATgtccaatttatttttagcgttaaagattttcgtgtatttcaactcattttgggTAGTGAATGTTTTCGAAGTGAAACAAACGATATTTCAAGTTATTGCCTGATTTCGATATTAAAAGCTTTATCCATAAAACAATTGCGTAAACAAtactttcatttttaaatgtattgaaaatgaaatttattcttttgCTCTAGGACGGGATTCTTGTACAACAATGCTTcgattaatttgtttcaataagctttccctgacttttatgttttatgaatTCCTGTTTTTGTGTATatccgaaaatttaaatcagTTGGGCGTGAACAAATGTTCACAGTTGATTAAATTTTATAATACACAACTATTTACGTTCCTAGGCACTAACATTGACACATACACTATGAGTGGAGTGAAATTCAAAATTGTCGCAATAGAGGATGTTATGTTTTAGTAAATAGAAGCGATAATGTGTCGTTATAGGGAAGGccgttatagagaaatgtcgcaaTAAAGGAAAGAATTTCTATACGATTTTGAAGGGAGCTTCAaacatgtcgttatagagagatttGTCGTTATAATGATTGCCAttatagagagctttgactTTAATTGAAGGATCTTGATcgaggattgtgtctgaaaataattttctgatgattttttccaatcgATCAATTATTTTTCGTggattcgagcattgtttccgggttgaaGGTGTTGTCAAAGTGTATcgcatttcaagccggatgtgaagaagGTACTCCTCAACAGTGAGAGCTGCGTTCTTTGTGGGAAAACTGAAGGTTAATATTTTTACCGTTGCGGTTGCGGCCGCCATCCAACCATACACCTTATTCGGGTCGGGCTTTTCTGTTGCAGTGCTGATAGCAGTTGCGTCGAGTGGAGCTTTCGCACCCAGTGCGGATGTGTCTAGTTGCACCTCCTCTCGTTTTGCTATCCCTAAATGGTGTATGCCGAATGGTGAGGTATTTGTTAATGTAGGGGCATTTCTGCACCCCTAAAGTCGTGAACCCGGGAGCGGTCCGCACCCCCAGCCGACGCCACTGGCTGAGAGTGCTTTGAAAATGTAATTTTGGTAAGATATACTGAAAAATTACTTCGATACTTCGATACGTGTTTAACTgtctgagagttaatttgaaaatttgttcaCATTGGCGTTTTATTGCTTCATTCTCAGCCCTCGGAGTGCTACCAAATGTTTGTTATAAAAAGTTTAATTCTTGAATTTATctaatgtttgtttttcgtcgTATAATTTCCTGGTTAATTTTCCTAAGTTAACAATGCGGACGCACCAAACCGAAAGCTCTTATTttgattcattcaaacaaataaaatgacTGCTCTGAGAATCTAATGCAGTTGCTGATGGTTTTCTTTTCCTCTATATTTCAGAACAGTGCTATTAAACACGTTAATATCAAATTGTGATCTAGCGGAGAGAGCGTGGGAGGAAGCATCGTCGGCAGCGTCGAAAATGAATAGCATTGCACGAGTGTTCAGCAATTTCAAGGAATTTTACAGTGAAATCAATGGCGCCACCCTTACGGGGGCGATTGACGTGATCATAGTAGAGCAACAGGATGGATCCTATATGTGTTCACCGTTCCACGTTCGCTTCGGCAAACTGGGAGTGCTGCGCAGTCGGGAGAAGATCGTCGACATCGAAGTCAACGGAGAGCCCGTCGATATTCACATGAAGCTGGGAGAATCGGGCGAAGCGTTCTTCGTCGAAGAGTGCCTCGAAGATGACGCCGAAGTGCCAGCGCATATGGCAACCTCGCCGATCCCAAGCAGCTCGTTCGAGGTGAGCTACGAAAATTCGCTGACCGTCGTTAGTCAAGAGCAGAAGGATATGGCTTTACCGAGGCCGAGGCGCAATTCGATTGATTTTTCGGAGGAAAATTCGGAAACAGTGAAGGAGAAGTTTGAGAACCAAAAATCGGAATATAGTCACCGGAGGCACACGGATAACACGACAGGAAGGCCGGATTTGACGCTCACCAAGCAGGAATATACAACCCTAAAGCTACGCCAGGAATGGGCTGAGGCTGAACAAGAGCAGATATTCCAAATGGAAGAGATAGAAAACAATGTAAGTGTCAATTGGAAGAAGGATACTCCACCAAAAAGTGAGCCTGAGAAACATTTCAAGCCGATTGAAGCCGCGCCGTCGCTGACGGATGCGAAACAAGCGAATTTGGAATCGACTGCACAGGAAGAGCAACCGATACCACCATCTGTCTCGGATGATAAAGCCAACCTCGATTCAAAGTCGAAGAAAAAACGAAGGAAGAAATCaatcatgaaaaagaaaaaCTCGCAACGTAAAAACTCATCCAGTAGTTCTGGGGGATCCAATCAATCCGATCAGAATGACGGAGCTGAAACCGATAGTATGACTGCTTCCCAGGTGACCTCTTCATCAACCAGCGGATCTCCAAAAGACACTGAACAGAGTATTCTTCCAATAGCTGAGAATGAACCAAAGGAAGCTCCAGAAGCCAGCAACCGTGTTCACGAACTGGACATCCATTTTTTCAGTGACACTGAAGTTGCGTCCGGAACAAGTCCTCGCCAATCTCGTCCCTCAACGCCCATTCAGAGTGATACTGAGTTTGAGATATCACAGCGTGAATCTGCACAGGGCGATACCATTTCTGCCTCGTGGAAATGGGGCGAACTTCCAACGAAGCCTGAAGAATGTGAGGACCTCAGCACCAGCCAGGGCAAACAAGCCCAGCGCAATTCGATGCTGAGTGGTTTGATGAGCTTCATGAagtacaacaacaaaaaactacGCAAAAATGTTCCCGAAGGTCTCTATCTGTCGGAATTCGATGAATCGCTAGATCCGGAGGTCGCCGCTCTCTACTTTCCACCGTCTTCTTCCAAAGCACAGCAAGCTCAAAATGAAGAGGACAGGGAAAGTGGGAATGGAACATCGATTCCCCATAGTCCAACATCGCTCGAAGGAGTCAAAGGCATGGACTCGGATTTCGACGAGAACAAAATAGACAAACTGTCGCTGGATTTTATCTCTCTTTCGCTCTGTGGCGGATTGGAAAATGGTGGTCCTACCGGGGAGGAGTTCGAGAGACATTTGCTCCGATATTCGGACGTCTGCAGCAATCCCACAGTATTTTCGTCGCCCGATCTAGTCGTACGcattaatgaaaaatatttcccGTGGGCAGAGGCTTGCCCACAAGTTATGACTATGTTAGCATTCCAAAAATCGCTACCAAACGAAAACGGCGGTGGTGCATCATCGCTGGGCAAAGACCAACCGTTGGCTGCTGCAGCTGAGGAAGCGCAATCCGATAAGCAACCGACGCAACAATCCGCTCCCGAGGGTGGCAGAAGGGGACGATGGTGGTACTGGAGTCGATCCAGCGACAAATCTACTATGAAGGGTGACGGGGAATCAGAACCGCGACCCATCGAGGAGTCCAAAACACTTACTGTGGCGACTCAAACTTCCCGATCGGCTACTCCGGATGAATCGGTTAATATTCCGGTAGTGAAAAACATCGAGAAGGTGAAGGAAGATGGTTACAGTGGGTCTCTGAGTTCGGAAGATATGGAGTCACGAGCTGAACCAAACTCTCATAACGACGAAGATCACAGCAAGGTGATCGGTTTCGCGGAGAAGTACCGAAAGACACTGCGGCTCTCGTCGAACCAGATAGAAGGGCTCAACCTAAACAATGGCATTAATGTAATAGTCTTCAGCGTAACAACTGCCTACCAGGGAACCACCCGTTGCAAGTGCTACCTGTTCAAGTGGAAGTATAACGACAAGGTGGTCATATCGGATATTGATGGAACCATCACAAAGTATGTATTCTGGTGGATTATAGCTCGGGGTATTTTACAGTTTGGGCTTCATCGTTTTCTTTAGATCCGATGTTCTCGGTCACATTCTGCCAATGGTGGGCAAAACTTGGGAGCAAATTGGCGTGGCGCAGCTATTTTCTAAAATCGAGGAAAATGGATACAAGCTGCTCTATCTTTCAGCACGCGCAATCGGACAATCCAAGGTAATATCACCTCTTTGTAAGAAAAAAGTATTTGAATCATTGATCTTGATCTTCTTGTTGTAGACAACGAGAGACTATCTACAGTCGATACGACAGGGAGATATCAAGTTGCCCGATGGACCCCTGCTGCTCAATCCTACCTCCCTGATGTCCGCTTTACACCGTGAGGTGATCGAGAAGAAGCCCGAACAGTTCAAGATAGCATGTCTTAGCGATATCCAAGCACTATTCCCCGATAAGAACCCTTTCTACGCGGGCTATGGCAATCGGATAAACGTGAGTAGTGGAACTCTGTTGTGTTACTTTCCATTTAAATGGtatatttttctttattctTAGGATGTCTGGGCATACCGTGCCGTTGGAATACCAATTTCCCGTATTTTTACTATTAATACGAAGGGCGAATTGAAGCACGAACTGACACAAACATTCCAATCAACGTAAGTATACTCGGCTTGATTTGTGTTGGGGAGATGTTGAGTGCAATTTTTGCGTGATGTACACACATAAATTTTAGATCGTTTAGAAATGGTACACCCCATTTTTGGCGATTGCGAGATATCGAATTTGGGTACTTTTTAGTATGTTCTTGTGCCTTCTCAACAACTTCCACTgcatttttctttatattttttaactaACGCTGTTACCAGGAAGCTTATTTTCCTGGATTTATTGAATTTGGTGTTTTTCTCCAAATAATGGAGCCACCTCAAAACATTGCCTTGAAAGGTTCGGTTGATGGGACATGTCACTTCGCGTTGCAAACAAATCCCGCTAATGGAGCCACTAACTCTTCGGAATCCGTTAGCTCCAGCATGGTCCGGCCTAGCGAAACAAGTGGACTACTTTCGTGGATGGATTTTTTATGTTCTATTTTCAAGTGTTCTcgaactcgattttttttttattctgattgTTAAATAAATTGATCTTTTTGTCGTAACTAgcttaacactaggtttacgggaCGCGTCATGTTGGCGCATTTCGAATTTAataaggaaaattacaaaaaaatggttgaattttcattttatatcTTGTAATGGCTTTTATTCTTTGATCGAGGTAAATCTATATTGGGGtctattttcttcaaagagtTTGAAATATCGAAATTCTCTATGGGGTATACCTATCTCTACGGATATACGTCAATTTGACGCAATCGTATTGTAGACAAAATTTTGTGTAAATATGCAAACACCaataatatatgaaaaatatataggACTACCGACAATTCGATGCGCTATCTCCGTTATCCGATATGTTTATCTCAAATGAACCTTAATTttacatattttaattttttaacttaTAGTGTATAATGAAATTGCTTTCTAGATGTTGTTATAAAGATGGAATggcgatatgatttttcaaagttaaccgatggtccggaatatttttttcccaaaaataactattttcaaaaaatcaacgtttaaactataaactaataatCCACATATTGAATTGAAGTTAATGGGCTAgtattctatgaaaaaatactacacttgcgaaaaaaatggattctagtcgcatagggatattgaacgaagactgaaacaacattgaaaaaatgattAACATTGAGAAATCATTAattaaaaatcaatcaaaaacttATTGAGTAGGAATCTGGACTATATATACACGAATTCTTACTGTAGCCTTGAATTGAAAGTGAGAGAAAAGAGCTCTATTTCCTATTCGGATAATTCTTCCATTCCGTTCTTTGTcgttaagaggctttaaactaaaCCTACTCAGATTAGCAAACCACATCGGTTATCTGCTTGCCTATTTGGTGCATGAAAATCTTCCCCATCTCTTTGTGTGGTTCTACGCCTCTTCCGTCCTTCGCGCTCATAACATGCGCGCTGTAAAGGACCAAATCTAAACGAATGTATGCGTATAAATCACCTCTTCCCAGATGGCTCGTATTAAGCGTTCTCACCTTGGGTCTTATTTACAAACATTTACAAACCCAATTATTTGCCTATTTGCCAGCACGAATATTTTTCATCCATGTTCTTTCTTCATTATTATCCTTCCCCTACGCCATCCGCGTAGGGTccttaattgaggggcttagaatgaaaggggtgtaagtgatttgatcgatttctctacatcgactctctcttttggtcatagtttagcctcaaatacattcccagctgtatttgacaatgtggaagataggtcagaacctcacctatcagattctatagcaaacttaaattggaacgtttttgcaattgagttattaactaaagaaaaagttgatgaagagaaatcgatgaagtcacttacaccccttgcattctacgCTCCTCAATTAACTTTTGCATCATGTGCCCTTTTCCTTTCCTGCGGATAACGCGCTATTTCTACCATGTGCTCTTGCTCTGCACTATGGCTTATTGCCccgatcctaattttgtttgcgTCATAAACTATGCCCTTGCACTTTTCGTTTGAACACATGCATTTAGTATCCTACTTCATTTACTCAATTCTCCCTTGGGTCTTGTTTATGTTAAGTCATGAAATagaagaagaaggaaaagaCACGTGTATTTTTCCGCTGGCATAGATTTGTTTACATTAGTCCGTATTGCTATTCATGCAAATTGCGCTTCCTATTTCGGCCCTGCTGTCTGAGCTGGGTCCGTAACAAACGCGGTATCGAGATTTTCAGCAAGAGAAAACAGAGTTGCTGTAATGGCCTAAAAGCACCGTAAGATCGGCAGTTGAAAATTCAGGAATCTCATTACGACGGATCGCAAAGTACAAATCATGTTTTGAAGTGGAATCGTGGTCTGCAGTTGAACGTTATCCGGAAGGTCAATTTCAACATTTCAGATTGATAATTGGATGCTGATTATTGTACTTTGCGGCGAATTCGTCTCCAAGAAGGTTATGAGTTTTACTAGGTTGTGAATTGCCCGTTGAATTTGGTTGTAGCTACCATTTTAGTgtttagcagcacagcagagaccatTATCGAGTCTGAACAGAGTGGATAACGGAACGAATGGTCGAAtgaaagagaaagagtgtgaagAGATAGAGCTGTTTCATCGTTCTCGAGTATCGCGAATGTTCTTCAGGGAACTAAACGCTTCGTGCCgagggccgaaatgtgcaggaacAAGGAAAAAGACATCTTGatgaacgaacgcgaggtgatcgaaaggtggagacagcactacgatgaactaCTTATCAGCGTTAGACAGGCGAGCAAAACGACGTTAAAGAGGATTATACCGGCGTAGTTGACAATGACACCGTACCCCCTTCGACGGTGGGCGAAGTTAAGAAGGGAATTAATTAGCTAAAGAACTACAAAGCAGCCTCGCAGAGGAGCTTTTCAAGGGAAGATGGAAAAAATGTATATAGTGTATGCACCGGCTGATGTTCAGGATCTGGGACAGGAAAATTCTTCCAGAGGAATGGAAAGAAGGGGTCATCTGtctcatctataaaaaaggtgaTAAGATTGTGAGAACTACCGTGCAATCACCACATGCACCACATCTTCATCAACTTCAAATACGCGTTTAATACAATCGACAGCTATGAAGAATCATGGACGAGCACAGCTTTTCCAGGAAGATagcaagactgattcaggcgaCGATGAATAGTGTGCGGATATCAAGCAATCTGTCGAAATCGTTTGAGACCCACAGAAGACTTCGACTAGACGATGGACTGTCCTGtttgctcttcaacgtggcgctggaagcgGGCTCCGACAT
The Toxorhynchites rutilus septentrionalis strain SRP chromosome 2, ASM2978413v1, whole genome shotgun sequence genome window above contains:
- the LOC129764901 gene encoding phosphatidate phosphatase LPIN2; its protein translation is MNSIARVFSNFKEFYSEINGATLTGAIDVIIVEQQDGSYMCSPFHVRFGKLGVLRSREKIVDIEVNGEPVDIHMKLGESGEAFFVEECLEDDAEVPAHMATSPIPSSSFEVSYENSLTVVSQEQKDMALPRPRRNSIDFSEENSETVKEKFENQKSEYSHRRHTDNTTGRPDLTLTKQEYTTLKLRQEWAEAEQEQIFQMEEIENNVSVNWKKDTPPKSEPEKHFKPIEAAPSLTDAKQANLESTAQEEQPIPPSVSDDKANLDSKSKKKRRKKSIMKKKNSQRKNSSSSSGGSNQSDQNDGAETDSMTASQVTSSSTSGSPKDTEQSILPIAENEPKEAPEASNRVHELDIHFFSDTEVASGTSPRQSRPSTPIQSDTEFEISQRESAQGDTISASWKWGELPTKPEECEDLSTSQGKQAQRNSMLSGLMSFMKYNNKKLRKNVPEGLYLSEFDESLDPEVAALYFPPSSSKAQQAQNEEDRESGNGTSIPHSPTSLEGVKGMDSDFDENKIDKLSLDFISLSLCGGLENGGPTGEEFERHLLRYSDVCSNPTVFSSPDLVVRINEKYFPWAEACPQVMTMLAFQKSLPNENGGGASSLGKDQPLAAAAEEAQSDKQPTQQSAPEGGRRGRWWYWSRSSDKSTMKGDGESEPRPIEESKTLTVATQTSRSATPDESVNIPVVKNIEKVKEDGYSGSLSSEDMESRAEPNSHNDEDHSKVIGFAEKYRKTLRLSSNQIEGLNLNNGINVIVFSVTTAYQGTTRCKCYLFKWKYNDKVVISDIDGTITKSDVLGHILPMVGKTWEQIGVAQLFSKIEENGYKLLYLSARAIGQSKTTRDYLQSIRQGDIKLPDGPLLLNPTSLMSALHREVIEKKPEQFKIACLSDIQALFPDKNPFYAGYGNRINDVWAYRAVGIPISRIFTINTKGELKHELTQTFQSTYANMAYIVDQLFPPIRHIEAEDSEFTSFNFWRDPVPDLDLNLDLPSCSNQGGSGSGNASPVVATSSSIGGALGSGKVTPTSTLIQQALPTIPEN